The Caretta caretta isolate rCarCar2 chromosome 10, rCarCar1.hap1, whole genome shotgun sequence genome has a window encoding:
- the LOC125643415 gene encoding hemoglobin subunit alpha-D → MLAADEKRLILLTWNKVLGHQEDFGAEALERMFTVYPQTKTYFPHFDLRPDSKHIRWHGKKVVAALGDAVRHIDNISEALSALSNLHAYSLRVDPVNFKLLCHCFQVVLAVHLADEYTPQVHLAYDKFLAAISAVLTKKYR, encoded by the exons ATGCTGGCCGCAGACGAGAAACGGCTGATCCTACTCACCTGGAACAAGGTGCTGGGCCACCAGGAGGACTTTGGGGCCGAGGCCCTGGAGAG GATGTTCACCGTCTACCCACAGACCAAGACCTACTTCCCCCACTTCGACCTGCGCCCTGACTCGAAGCACATCCGCTGGCACGGGAAGAAGGTGGTGGCCGCCCTGGGGGACGCCGTGAGGCACATCGACAACATCAGCGAGGCACTCTCCGCGCTCAGCAACCTGCATGCCTACTCGCTGCGGGTGGACCCGGTCAACTTCAAG CTGCTGTGCCACTGCTTCCAGGTGGTGCTGGCCGTGCACCTGGCAGACGAGTACACCCCGCAGGTGCACCTCGCCTATGACAAGTTCCT